A single genomic interval of Pueribacillus theae harbors:
- a CDS encoding polysaccharide deacetylase family protein, with translation MKKIVASLVFILCYFSALPSIDASTAYPLQSKHPDKMIYKANTNQKVIALTFDDGPDRRFTPQILDVLNKHHVKGTFFLLGTRVEKYPDVAKRIQNEGHVIGNHTYWHPELTKTSVKNMKWEVKKNEEAIQSITNFKTQLFRAPYGALDDDLVDELSKMGYRGVGWSIDTEDWKSLSSKEIKQNILNDIHPGAIILMHSAGHWTQDLSGTAEALDEVIPYLRKKGYEFVTIPELWAM, from the coding sequence TTGAAAAAAATTGTGGCTTCCCTTGTTTTCATTTTATGCTATTTTAGTGCACTCCCATCAATAGATGCATCCACAGCATACCCATTGCAATCAAAACATCCAGATAAAATGATTTACAAAGCAAATACAAATCAAAAAGTGATTGCGCTAACCTTTGACGATGGGCCTGACAGACGCTTTACTCCACAAATTCTTGATGTTTTAAACAAACACCATGTGAAAGGAACGTTCTTCTTACTTGGGACCCGTGTCGAAAAATACCCGGACGTCGCGAAAAGAATCCAAAATGAAGGCCATGTGATTGGAAACCATACGTATTGGCATCCAGAACTGACGAAAACAAGTGTAAAAAATATGAAATGGGAAGTCAAAAAAAACGAAGAGGCCATTCAATCTATAACTAATTTCAAAACCCAGCTATTCCGTGCCCCGTACGGAGCGCTAGACGATGATTTAGTTGATGAATTGAGCAAAATGGGCTACCGTGGTGTAGGCTGGTCGATTGACACAGAAGATTGGAAAAGCCTCTCTTCAAAAGAGATTAAACAAAACATTTTAAATGACATACATCCAGGGGCCATCATTCTCATGCATAGCGCCGGGCATTGGACACAAGATTTATCAGGAACAGCAGAAGCGTTAGATGAGGTCATCCCCTATTTAAGAAAAAAGGGATATGAGTTTGTTACGATTCCAGAATTGTGGGCGATGTAG
- a CDS encoding STM3941 family protein: MGEANRTQVSKDSMIVYPGKGRMLLLSILSLAFVAASIWAALNRESILEEAQGITSVTAPILPVVVAVSIPFFSLCTVYLLYRFVKPKPSLRIDKDGIDENASFVGVGQIHWDEIERIVMYSMMGQKMIGIIPKDFEPFLERQSGVKRALLSMNKKKEIPISIPQNASDVPLEAVLEFVEQFIDQEKIG; encoded by the coding sequence ATGGGTGAAGCAAATCGAACACAAGTCAGTAAAGACAGTATGATTGTTTACCCAGGGAAAGGGAGAATGTTGTTACTTTCTATCCTATCTCTAGCATTTGTTGCTGCATCAATATGGGCAGCATTAAATCGGGAATCTATTTTAGAAGAAGCACAAGGCATCACATCAGTAACCGCTCCAATTTTACCTGTAGTGGTCGCGGTAAGTATCCCGTTCTTTAGCCTTTGTACGGTGTATTTATTGTATCGTTTTGTAAAACCAAAGCCATCGCTGCGTATTGATAAAGATGGGATTGATGAAAATGCTTCTTTTGTTGGTGTAGGCCAGATCCATTGGGATGAAATTGAACGGATTGTGATGTATTCGATGATGGGCCAAAAAATGATTGGCATCATTCCAAAAGATTTTGAGCCCTTCCTAGAGCGACAAAGTGGTGTGAAGCGTGCCCTTTTAAGTATGAACAAGAAAAAAGAGATTCCGATCAGTATCCCGCAAAATGCAAGTGATGTTCCGTTAGAGGCCGTGTTGGAATTTGTTGAGCAGTTTATTGATCAAGAAAAAATCGGGTAG
- a CDS encoding IS110 family RNA-guided transposase — protein sequence MKHVVAFDVSMGKSTMVIYDRYGQCEFEGEIEHTYPAFKTLNETLQSLTVQDGQAPEIVFEATGIYSKALERFFQKEGYAYCRINPLEANLQMASMRRQKTDKSDAHELAKSHFRVDREKTYQEDDYYHQMRALTRYYDELDHEITHLFNRMHAILQLSFPELERLFCTRSALFLNIVQLYPHPDEVLACSKTVIRNRLKANTRKNLSLARAEEKGMALLEAAKDSYPAISKDDVRCEQVRDFANRIASLKEKKEQLVQQMVELSEERTEYQILISFPGIGETTAVRLIGEIGDIRRFKNHKQLNAYVGIDIMRYQSGNTFYKDKINKRGNNRLRKILFYMVQTMITLRKKTQNHIVDYYDKLKTQPQRKPHKVASIACVNKFLKVAFHLITHNITYDYETAFTCS from the coding sequence ATGAAACATGTTGTGGCATTTGATGTCAGTATGGGGAAAAGTACAATGGTGATTTACGACCGATATGGTCAATGCGAATTTGAAGGAGAAATTGAACATACATATCCAGCGTTCAAGACGTTAAATGAAACGCTCCAATCATTAACAGTTCAAGATGGCCAAGCACCCGAAATCGTATTTGAAGCAACTGGTATTTATTCTAAAGCGTTAGAACGGTTTTTCCAAAAAGAAGGCTATGCCTATTGTCGAATCAATCCATTAGAGGCCAACCTTCAAATGGCTTCGATGCGAAGACAAAAAACAGATAAAAGTGATGCACATGAGTTGGCAAAATCTCATTTCCGAGTGGACCGTGAAAAGACATATCAGGAAGATGATTATTATCATCAAATGCGGGCCTTAACCCGCTACTATGATGAATTAGATCATGAAATCACGCACCTCTTTAATCGAATGCATGCCATTTTACAACTTAGTTTTCCTGAACTAGAGCGACTATTCTGTACTCGCTCCGCCCTTTTCTTGAATATTGTTCAATTATATCCTCATCCAGATGAAGTATTAGCTTGTTCAAAAACGGTTATTCGAAATCGTTTAAAAGCGAACACAAGAAAAAATTTATCATTAGCACGCGCGGAAGAAAAAGGGATGGCCTTACTCGAAGCTGCAAAAGACTCTTATCCAGCGATTTCAAAGGATGATGTACGCTGTGAGCAAGTACGTGACTTTGCCAATCGGATCGCCAGTTTAAAGGAGAAAAAGGAACAACTTGTGCAACAAATGGTTGAGTTATCGGAAGAACGTACGGAGTATCAAATACTTATCTCGTTTCCTGGAATTGGAGAAACAACAGCCGTTCGTTTGATTGGAGAGATAGGAGATATTCGTCGATTTAAAAACCATAAGCAATTAAATGCATATGTTGGAATTGATATTATGCGCTATCAATCAGGCAACACATTTTACAAAGACAAAATCAATAAGCGAGGAAATAACAGGTTACGCAAGATATTATTTTATATGGTTCAAACGATGATTACCCTTCGTAAAAAGACACAAAATCACATCGTAGATTATTATGACAAATTAAAAACGCAACCTCAGAGAAAACCTCATAAAGTTGCGTCCATCGCTTGTGTGAATAAGTTCCTGAAAGTAGCATTTCATCTTATTACACACAACATCACCTACGATTACGAAACAGCATTCACCTGCTCGTAA
- a CDS encoding NADH:flavin oxidoreductase: MTNAKVLFESVKLGSITLGNRVGLAPMTRVSASPEGLATEQMVSYYTKFARGGFGLIITEGVYPDDKYSQGYLNQPGIMNDEQVKAWKKVTDAVHKEDSKIVIQLMHAGALSQGNRFKESTLGPSAVQPKGEQLEMYFGKGAFPVPKEATKEEITEVTEGFVNAAKRAKEAGFDGIEIHGANGYILDQFLTDYMNQRTDEYGGSTENRVRLLVEVCKAVRDAVGKNFTVGIRISQGKVNDHTHKWANKEKDAEIIFGQLGQAGIDFIHVTEYEAWQPAFGDEGDSLAKLAKKYGKVPVIANGYLHDPNKAKEIVEKGEADVITLGRGALANGDWVNKVKNGETLEEFIPEKLLSPNAKIKDFEV, encoded by the coding sequence ATGACTAACGCAAAAGTATTATTTGAATCTGTAAAGTTAGGTAGCATAACATTGGGTAATCGAGTTGGCCTAGCTCCGATGACACGTGTCAGTGCTTCACCTGAAGGGTTGGCAACAGAACAGATGGTTTCTTATTATACAAAATTTGCCCGGGGCGGGTTTGGCCTCATTATTACAGAAGGTGTTTATCCTGATGATAAATATAGCCAAGGATATTTGAACCAGCCTGGTATCATGAATGATGAACAAGTGAAGGCTTGGAAAAAAGTAACGGATGCTGTCCATAAAGAAGACAGTAAAATCGTTATTCAGCTCATGCATGCTGGGGCTCTTTCGCAGGGGAATCGCTTTAAAGAGAGCACACTTGGTCCTTCTGCAGTTCAACCAAAGGGAGAGCAATTGGAAATGTACTTTGGTAAAGGCGCATTTCCAGTTCCAAAAGAAGCAACAAAAGAGGAAATCACGGAAGTAACTGAAGGCTTTGTTAATGCAGCAAAACGGGCGAAAGAAGCTGGCTTTGACGGGATTGAAATTCACGGCGCCAACGGATATATCCTAGATCAATTTCTAACCGATTATATGAATCAACGCACAGATGAATATGGCGGCTCAACTGAAAATCGCGTCCGTCTATTAGTCGAAGTGTGTAAAGCTGTCCGGGACGCGGTTGGCAAGAATTTTACAGTCGGCATACGCATTTCACAAGGAAAGGTAAATGACCATACTCATAAGTGGGCGAATAAAGAAAAAGATGCCGAAATTATTTTTGGCCAATTGGGACAAGCTGGGATCGATTTTATTCATGTTACTGAATACGAAGCATGGCAGCCTGCTTTCGGTGATGAAGGGGATAGCCTTGCCAAATTAGCTAAAAAATACGGCAAAGTCCCTGTTATTGCAAATGGATATCTTCATGATCCAAATAAAGCGAAAGAGATCGTTGAAAAGGGAGAGGCTGATGTCATAACACTCGGTCGTGGAGCCCTTGCAAATGGTGATTGGGTAAATAAAGTGAAAAACGGTGAAACATTGGAAGAATTTATTCCTGAAAAATTATTAAGCCCTAATGCAAAAATTAAAGATTTTGAAGTATAA
- a CDS encoding sodium:solute symporter family protein: protein MELFPASWAWWIIIVSGLLMFGSSWWIYKRSKVNDAETFMVASRGVKWGLIAASVAATELWAGSLLASAEGAYTWGVSGLWMYWLPTPISFTIFAFIAARVRKLTPNGVTIGSFAKMRFGKAGHIIFTLIALWIMALFTMLQIIGGAAFFSSMFDVSYTMISIVLAAIFLGFYLIAGLWSSLVTSFIQYFIVVIILLGIVPIVFFQLGGPGEIYDMAMANLSSQPEKLDLFRMDAITGYFLVQFFSFGAIATLSNYAWQRAFAVEEGGVKKAMIWGGWSWAPLAMVSSLVGFVGLAIGLNLEFATDVFPRVIADVLTTPFTVFLAIAVLFAIYSTGSAYLGGMSSLVTSDVYEEYFNKKATKEQSLKFIRISSIVIAILVTIATILLQKVSLLTATLTVGAFVGAPFFPIVLGLWWKKTSAAAVVIAISTSVILVSIFLLTNIIPQWIAYLICILTSLVLTVVISLIKPDNFDFSKLKNENIA, encoded by the coding sequence ATGGAGTTATTTCCGGCCTCTTGGGCTTGGTGGATTATTATTGTTAGCGGATTATTAATGTTTGGAAGTTCTTGGTGGATTTATAAACGATCGAAAGTAAATGATGCCGAAACATTTATGGTTGCAAGCCGTGGGGTAAAATGGGGATTGATTGCCGCCTCTGTTGCTGCTACTGAATTGTGGGCAGGTTCGCTGTTGGCTTCAGCTGAAGGAGCTTACACATGGGGGGTATCCGGATTATGGATGTACTGGCTGCCCACGCCAATAAGCTTTACGATCTTTGCTTTTATTGCGGCTCGAGTTAGAAAATTGACGCCAAACGGAGTGACAATCGGTTCCTTTGCAAAGATGAGATTTGGAAAAGCAGGCCATATTATTTTTACGTTAATCGCTTTGTGGATTATGGCTCTCTTTACGATGCTCCAAATTATAGGAGGAGCTGCGTTTTTCAGCAGCATGTTTGACGTCAGCTATACAATGATTTCCATTGTTTTAGCGGCAATCTTTTTAGGCTTTTATTTAATTGCAGGCTTGTGGTCCTCTCTTGTAACGAGCTTTATTCAGTATTTTATAGTCGTTATCATTTTACTTGGTATTGTTCCAATTGTGTTTTTCCAACTCGGTGGGCCAGGGGAAATTTATGATATGGCGATGGCTAACTTAAGCAGCCAGCCGGAGAAACTAGACCTCTTTAGGATGGATGCAATTACAGGCTACTTTTTAGTACAATTCTTTTCGTTTGGTGCGATTGCCACACTTTCCAACTATGCTTGGCAAAGGGCTTTTGCAGTGGAGGAAGGCGGGGTAAAGAAAGCAATGATTTGGGGAGGCTGGAGCTGGGCGCCTCTTGCTATGGTCAGCTCTCTTGTTGGATTTGTAGGGTTAGCAATTGGGCTTAATTTAGAATTTGCTACAGATGTATTTCCAAGAGTGATTGCGGATGTCCTAACAACGCCGTTTACTGTTTTCTTAGCCATTGCCGTTCTTTTTGCGATATACTCAACAGGTTCTGCTTACTTAGGTGGTATGAGTTCACTAGTTACAAGTGATGTTTATGAGGAATATTTCAATAAAAAGGCAACGAAAGAACAATCATTAAAATTTATTCGAATTTCATCGATTGTCATAGCGATTCTCGTTACGATTGCTACAATCTTACTTCAGAAGGTATCTCTGCTTACAGCAACATTAACAGTAGGCGCATTTGTAGGAGCCCCATTTTTTCCTATCGTGTTGGGACTTTGGTGGAAAAAGACGAGTGCAGCAGCTGTTGTTATTGCGATTAGCACTTCAGTCATATTGGTTTCGATCTTTTTATTGACGAATATTATTCCGCAATGGATTGCATATTTAATTTGTATTTTAACTTCATTAGTGTTAACTGTTGTTATTTCACTGATTAAACCTGACAATTTTGATTTTTCCAAGCTTAAGAACGAAAATATTGCTTAA